One stretch of Glycine soja cultivar W05 chromosome 7, ASM419377v2, whole genome shotgun sequence DNA includes these proteins:
- the LOC114418366 gene encoding reticulon-like protein B5: MCPEPELRDPNLVMRNTINWDTERIARYLYLPSAPAESQEKAFDPCNCVRLFRVFSETMADESEHTAAPAAGESLLDKIAEKIHGHDDSSSSSDSDSDKKESSSIKEKVFRLFGREKPVHSVLGGGKPADVLLWRNKKISAGVLGVATAIWIFFELLEYHLLTLVCHISILLLAVLFLWSNAHTFIHKAPPRIPVVHIPEEPILQFASALTIEINRGFAALHAIGSGRDLKTFLIVIVGTWIISIVGSWCNFLTLFYIAFVLLHTVPVLYDKYEDKIDPLAEKALIEFKKQYAVFDEKVLSKIPKGPLKEKKLA; the protein is encoded by the exons ATGTGTCCCGAGCCTGAGCTTCGGGACCCGAACCTCGTCATGCGCAACACTATAAATTGGGACACCGAGCGCATCGCACGTTACTTGTACTTGCCCTCAGCACCAGCCGAAAGCCAAGAAAAAGCTTTCGATCCCTGTAACTGCGTTCGACTATTTAGGGTTTTTTCGGAGACAATGGCGGATGAATCGGAGCACACGGCGGCGCCGGCTGCCGGCGAATCGCTGCTCGACAAGATCGCCGAGAAGATTCACGGCCACGACgactcttcctcttcctccgaTTCCGATTCGGATAAAAAGGAATCTTCGTCGATTAAGGAGAAGGTTTTCCGCCTCTTTGGAAGGGAGAAGCCAGTTCACTCCGTCCTCGGCGGCGGAAAAC CTGCTGATGTTCTCTTGTGGAGGAACAAGAAGATATCTGCTGGTGTACTTGGTGTAGCCACGGCTATTTGGATCTTTTTTGAGTTGCTTGAATATCACCTGCTTACTCTAGTCTGTCACATTTCCATTCTGTTGCTTGCGGTTTTATTTTTGTGGTCCAATGCCCATACCTTTATTCACAA GGCACCACCTCGCATCCCGGTTGTTCATATCCCCGAAGAACCAATTCTCCAATTTGCATCTGCATTGACAATTGAAATCAACCGTGGATTTGCTGCCTTGCATGCTATTGGTTCTGGAAGAGATTTGAAGACATTTCTCATT GTTATTGTTGGGACGTGGATTATATCAATTGTGGGGAGCTGGTGCAATTTCTTGACCTTGTTCTACATTG CTTTTGTTTTGTTGCATACGGTTCCTGTCTTGTATGACAAGTATGAGGATAAGATAGACCCTCTAGCAGAGAAGGCACTCATTGAGTTCAAGAAGCAGTATGCTGTGTTTGACGAAAAGGTCTTGAGTAAGATCCCGAAAGGCCCATTGAAAGAGAAGAAGTTAGCTTAG
- the LOC114419047 gene encoding RING-H2 finger protein ATL67-like, translating to MQQLITPTNFLWPSQENITTLTLISLPFPSTNGEFPISSFLFFSSMSSFNPFSPPPPTATTTPYLTNLGFGYSIAIALGVLFLLSTLILSSYLCCRTLRRRNNNNNRRHTPDGVVLPRVIFVPEDEDDDDDDTRQNDVATGLDQAVINSYPKFPFVKEGNYDSTCSICLCEYKDSEMLRMMPECRHYFHLCCLDPWLKLNGSCPVCRNSPMPTPLSTPLQEVVPLSQYADARARR from the coding sequence ATGCAGCAGCTAATTACCCCCACCAACTTCCTTTGGCCCTCTCAAGAAAACATAACAACACTCACTCTAATTTCCCTCCCTTTTCCTTCCACAAATGGAGAATTCCCCATCTCAtccttcctcttcttctcttcaatgTCCTCCTTCAACCCCTTCTCTCCTCCTCCACCCACTGCCACCACCACCCCTTACCTCACCAACCTCGGCTTCGGCTACTCCATCGCCATCGCCCTCGGCGTTCTCTTCCTCCTCTCCACCCTCATCCTCTCCTCCTACCTTTGCTGCCGCACCCTCCGCCGccgcaacaacaacaacaaccgcCGCCACACCCCCGATGGCGTCGTGCTCCCGCGCGTGATCTTCGTACCCGAGGACGAGGATGACGACGACGACGACACCCGCCAGAACGACGTCGCCACCGGCCTCGACCAGGCCGTCATAAACTCCTACCCCAAGTTTCCATTCGTTAAGGAAGGTAATTACGACAGCACATGCTCGATCTGTTTGTGCGAGTACAAGGATTCGGAGATGCTGAGGATGATGCCAGAGTGTCGACACTACTTTCATCTCTGTTGTCTCGACCCATGGCTCAAGCTTAACGGGTCCTGCCCCGTTTGCCGGAACTCCCCCATGCCGACGCCGCTGTCCACGCCGCTGCAGGAGGTCGTGCCGCTCTCGCAGTACGCCGATGCCAGGGCGAggaggtga